One part of the Treponema peruense genome encodes these proteins:
- a CDS encoding LicD family protein produces MNLTELLLQSDIPLRELKEDEAQKLKTTLLGMFLDIQEACEKEGLSVMLGGGSCLGAVRHKGFIPWDDDLDLNMLRSDYDKFPAALEKHFPGKYNLVGPGVSENYNLPFIKIEKKGTVIKTVYEFSEENPAIGIDLFPLENVPNGKIARLWHGFWNNFYQFVGVCTKLYQRRNCPVTKLLTSTKEGKKSMSKRLFIGRLFSYKSYQKWYEKCDKVAKKYSKKETKYITVPTGRAHYFGEIQNRDDIVPPAECTFEGHKAFICKNYDKYLSSLYGDYMQIPPVDKREKHFIVDLNFGE; encoded by the coding sequence ATGAATCTTACAGAGTTGCTTTTGCAATCTGATATCCCACTTAGGGAATTAAAAGAAGATGAAGCTCAAAAACTTAAAACTACTCTTCTAGGAATGTTTCTTGATATTCAGGAAGCCTGTGAAAAAGAAGGTTTATCTGTAATGTTGGGAGGTGGTTCTTGTTTAGGTGCTGTGCGCCACAAGGGTTTCATTCCTTGGGATGACGACTTGGATCTAAATATGCTTCGAAGTGACTATGATAAGTTTCCTGCAGCATTAGAAAAACATTTTCCTGGAAAATATAATCTTGTAGGACCAGGTGTAAGTGAAAACTATAATCTTCCTTTTATTAAAATAGAAAAGAAAGGCACTGTAATTAAAACAGTTTATGAATTCTCTGAAGAAAATCCAGCTATTGGTATTGATTTGTTTCCGTTAGAAAATGTTCCCAATGGAAAAATTGCCAGACTTTGGCATGGTTTTTGGAATAATTTTTATCAGTTTGTAGGAGTTTGTACAAAACTTTATCAGCGGAGAAACTGCCCTGTAACAAAACTTCTAACTTCAACTAAAGAAGGAAAGAAGTCTATGAGTAAAAGACTTTTTATTGGCCGTCTTTTTTCTTACAAATCATACCAAAAATGGTATGAGAAATGTGATAAAGTAGCGAAAAAATATTCTAAAAAAGAAACAAAATATATTACTGTTCCGACAGGACGTGCCCACTATTTTGGAGAGATTCAAAATAGAGACGATATAGTTCCTCCGGCTGAATGCACATTTGAAGGACATAAAGCCTTTATTTGTAAGAATTACGATAAGTATCTTTCTTCTTTGTATGGAGACTATATGCAGATTCCACCAGTAGATAAAAGAGAAAAGCATTTTATAGTTGACTTAAATTTCGGAGAATAG
- a CDS encoding NAD-dependent epimerase/dehydratase family protein → MWTENKVFKEDLDYCVNASFIPWADFNDKTFLVTGATGLIGYTFTCALLYQSITKESRIKVLALVRDLEKAKAQYKEVLADGVPLTFVQGSVDKLPEINEKIDYIMHGACPTASAFFTEHPVETIKTIIDGTDNMLNLAKDKKVNAMVHLSSMEVFGEITDKRKLSEDDLGKIDLTSSRSSYPEAKRLAENLCASYASEYKVPVRVARLVQTFGPGVKYEDNRVFAYMMRCALENKNIELKTAGTKENSYLYTMDAVTAILTLLAKGEIGKTYNVANEDTYCSVKDMGMLVLKTFGKDNLEVKTNVGNETTTQIYSLPKFNESGNRCNKESVMNGKNITCSNVFKDALSANTGFRPDGYLNVDTAILKDLGWKAVINLSTAYKNTAESLEK, encoded by the coding sequence ATGTGGACAGAAAATAAAGTATTCAAAGAAGATTTAGATTATTGCGTAAACGCTTCTTTTATTCCGTGGGCAGATTTCAATGATAAAACTTTTCTTGTAACCGGAGCAACAGGTTTAATCGGATATACATTCACTTGCGCTTTGTTATACCAATCGATTACAAAGGAATCCAGAATAAAAGTGCTTGCTTTGGTTCGTGATTTGGAAAAAGCAAAGGCACAGTATAAAGAAGTTCTTGCAGATGGAGTTCCTTTAACTTTTGTTCAAGGTTCTGTGGATAAATTGCCTGAAATCAATGAAAAAATTGATTACATTATGCACGGAGCCTGTCCTACAGCGTCTGCTTTCTTTACAGAACATCCGGTAGAAACTATTAAGACAATAATTGACGGCACTGACAACATGTTAAATCTTGCTAAAGATAAAAAGGTGAACGCAATGGTTCATCTTTCAAGTATGGAAGTCTTTGGTGAAATTACAGATAAAAGAAAACTTTCAGAAGATGATTTGGGCAAGATAGATTTAACTTCGTCTCGTTCAAGTTATCCTGAAGCAAAACGTCTGGCAGAAAATCTTTGTGCCAGCTATGCAAGTGAATACAAAGTTCCTGTCCGTGTAGCACGTTTGGTTCAAACTTTTGGTCCTGGCGTAAAATATGAAGATAATCGTGTATTCGCTTACATGATGCGTTGTGCTTTGGAAAATAAAAATATCGAGCTTAAAACAGCCGGAACAAAAGAAAATTCTTATTTGTATACAATGGACGCTGTAACAGCTATTCTTACTCTTTTAGCGAAAGGTGAGATTGGAAAAACTTATAATGTTGCAAATGAAGACACTTACTGTTCTGTAAAAGATATGGGTATGTTAGTACTTAAAACTTTTGGTAAGGATAATTTAGAGGTAAAAACAAATGTCGGTAACGAAACAACTACACAAATATACTCCCTCCCTAAGTTTAATGAATCTGGAAACAGATGCAATAAAGAATCTGTCATGAACGGTAAAAACATCACTTGCTCAAATGTATTCAAAGATGCATTAAGCGCAAATACAGGATTCCGTCCAGATGGGTATTTAAATGTAGATACTGCTATTCTGAAAGATTTAGGTTGGAAAGCTGTAATTAACTTGTCGACTGCTTATAAAAACACTGCAGAATCTTTGGAGAAATAA